One part of the Tenacibaculum sp. 190130A14a genome encodes these proteins:
- a CDS encoding DUF2141 domain-containing protein codes for MKNLFLIGIFIIGGVLSSLAQETFTITANFSGMESDKGDLYVALYNKEGEFLKKTFKGSIVKVNNKTAKAVFENIPKGEYAISCFHDENDNKKMDTRIFGIPKEPIGMSNDAKGFMGPPKYKDAKFLVDKDVELSINVN; via the coding sequence ATGAAGAATTTATTTTTAATAGGAATATTTATAATAGGAGGAGTATTGAGCTCTCTAGCACAAGAAACTTTTACAATAACTGCGAATTTCTCAGGTATGGAGTCTGATAAAGGAGATTTATATGTGGCTTTATATAATAAAGAGGGGGAGTTTTTAAAAAAGACCTTTAAAGGAAGCATTGTAAAGGTTAATAATAAGACTGCCAAAGCTGTATTTGAAAATATTCCAAAAGGAGAATATGCAATCTCATGTTTTCACGATGAGAACGATAATAAAAAAATGGACACTCGAATTTTCGGAATCCCTAAGGAACCTATCGGAATGTCAAATGACGCTAAAGGTTTTATGGGACCTCCAAAGTATAAAGACGCTAAGTTTTTAGTAGATAAAGACGTAGAGTTATCAATTAATGTAAACTAA
- a CDS encoding alpha/beta hydrolase: MRTKNRYILLVLVMFCQFVNAQFDEKFYFPKKEWKEVHIPHSEEFIAVENDTIHTTFFQTNKKIKATILFFHGAGGNISTYMYMIKPLVENGYQVYAVDFRGYGKSTGKPTHVNVKQDAEMFFQRVQNTAAVKNTKLIVYGASLGCQIATYIANKHQKEINGLILDGGFASFADVAKLYAPKEAHTYIDMALGKMYPSKEEIKEIINVPKLIIHGKADKSIPIEQSKIVYSNAQEPKVFFESEEDHLNAIKLETKVVFKEIDKLLTIQ, encoded by the coding sequence ATGAGAACAAAAAACAGATATATACTTTTAGTTTTGGTCATGTTTTGCCAATTTGTAAATGCCCAATTTGATGAGAAGTTTTACTTTCCGAAGAAAGAATGGAAAGAAGTACACATTCCGCATTCTGAAGAGTTTATTGCTGTTGAAAATGATACGATTCATACTACATTTTTTCAAACTAATAAGAAAATAAAGGCGACGATTTTATTTTTTCATGGCGCAGGAGGAAATATCTCTACCTATATGTATATGATTAAACCTTTGGTAGAAAACGGATATCAGGTCTATGCGGTTGATTTTAGAGGATATGGAAAATCAACAGGAAAACCAACGCATGTAAATGTTAAGCAAGATGCTGAGATGTTTTTTCAAAGAGTACAGAATACGGCAGCTGTTAAGAATACTAAACTAATAGTATATGGAGCATCTTTAGGATGTCAAATAGCAACATATATCGCAAATAAACATCAGAAAGAAATAAATGGCTTAATTTTAGATGGAGGTTTTGCATCGTTTGCAGATGTAGCTAAGTTATACGCACCTAAAGAAGCACATACTTATATTGATATGGCCTTAGGGAAAATGTATCCATCAAAAGAAGAAATAAAAGAAATTATAAATGTGCCAAAGTTGATTATTCATGGAAAAGCTGATAAATCAATACCAATTGAGCAATCCAAAATTGTATATTCAAATGCACAAGAACCGAAGGTTTTCTTTGAGTCAGAAGAAGATCATTTAAATGCCATAAAGTTAGAAACGAAAGTGGTATTTAAAGAAATAGACAAACTCTTAACAATTCAGTAG
- a CDS encoding TonB-dependent receptor → MKKIINILIVFSCSFLMAQTTISGKVTDVKGNVIEGANVYLDGTYDGTSTNADGSFSFTTSEKGNQTLIVSFISFETFITTTNIAQLHDVHIKLREDVNTLDAVNINAGTFEAGDNAKVTALKPLDVVTTASALGDFVGALQTLPGTSTVAEDGRLFVRGGSAEETQIFIDGIRVFTPYSPTTNNIPTRGRYSPFLFKGITFSTGGYSAEYGQALSSVLLLNTIDEPTQEKTDLAFMTVGGAVGNTQIFGKNSLSVNVSYINLKPYLELFPDRNTWKKPFEASSGEMVYRYKVNDDAMLKLYGAYSYTNFDLIQEDINYENGFEFALKNRNLYFNGSYKHRLENDWTVSGGASFTNDNSNIGIFEDQITDTENSAHFKVKLRKRFSNRFKLSFGTEYFITNFKEKYRSTTNGNANYGFNNNIFGSFAEADIFFSKKLATKVGVRVENSELLKQFTISPRASIAYKSGDNSQFSLAYGRFYQNPRNEYLKFSSDFEAENTSHLIANYQYVKNKQIFRIEGYYKDYKDLVKYDTNMPLPTTNFTNLGSGFAKGIDVFWRDGKNIKSLDYWVSYSYLDTERDFKNYPVQATPNFATKHNLSVVGKYWVDKWKSQIGISYNFASGRSYTNPNINGFLNQQTKNYNSVSLNWAYLLSQQKILYFSVNNVLGTQNVFGYNYKNTPNANGMFDRQARVPAADRFFFVGFFWTISDNKKDNQLNNL, encoded by the coding sequence ATGAAAAAAATAATAAACATTTTAATCGTTTTTAGTTGTAGCTTTTTAATGGCACAAACAACCATATCGGGTAAAGTAACCGATGTTAAAGGAAATGTGATAGAAGGTGCAAATGTATATTTAGACGGAACATATGACGGTACTTCTACAAATGCCGATGGAAGTTTTTCGTTTACTACTTCAGAAAAGGGAAATCAAACATTAATAGTATCATTTATTTCTTTTGAAACATTTATAACAACTACTAACATCGCTCAATTACATGATGTACATATAAAACTAAGAGAAGATGTAAATACTTTAGATGCTGTAAATATTAATGCAGGAACTTTTGAAGCAGGAGACAATGCAAAAGTAACAGCTTTGAAACCCTTAGATGTAGTAACTACAGCAAGTGCTTTGGGAGATTTTGTTGGAGCTTTACAAACATTACCAGGTACTTCTACGGTAGCAGAAGATGGACGTTTATTTGTAAGAGGGGGGAGTGCTGAAGAAACACAAATATTTATTGATGGAATTCGTGTGTTTACACCATATTCACCAACAACGAATAACATACCAACAAGAGGTAGATATTCACCATTTTTATTTAAAGGAATCACTTTTTCAACTGGAGGATACTCAGCAGAATACGGACAAGCATTATCAAGTGTATTATTGTTAAATACTATTGACGAGCCTACACAAGAGAAAACCGATTTGGCTTTTATGACGGTTGGAGGAGCCGTGGGGAATACACAAATATTCGGGAAGAATTCATTAAGTGTAAATGTTTCTTATATCAATTTAAAGCCTTACTTAGAATTATTTCCAGATAGAAATACATGGAAGAAACCGTTTGAAGCTTCTAGTGGAGAAATGGTATATCGTTATAAAGTGAATGATGATGCCATGTTAAAATTATATGGAGCATACAGTTACACGAATTTTGATTTAATACAAGAAGATATTAACTATGAAAATGGATTTGAATTTGCTTTAAAAAATAGAAACTTGTATTTCAATGGTTCATATAAACATCGTTTGGAAAATGATTGGACAGTTTCAGGAGGGGCTTCTTTTACAAATGATAATAGCAATATTGGAATTTTTGAGGATCAAATTACCGACACTGAAAATTCAGCCCATTTTAAAGTTAAACTACGTAAGCGTTTCTCTAATCGATTTAAGTTAAGTTTTGGTACCGAGTATTTTATAACCAATTTTAAAGAAAAATATAGAAGCACTACCAATGGAAATGCAAACTATGGTTTTAATAATAATATCTTCGGAAGCTTTGCAGAAGCAGATATTTTCTTCTCAAAAAAGTTAGCAACTAAAGTAGGGGTACGTGTAGAAAATTCAGAATTATTAAAGCAATTTACAATTTCGCCAAGAGCATCTATAGCTTATAAATCTGGAGATAATAGTCAGTTTTCATTGGCATACGGACGCTTTTACCAAAATCCAAGAAATGAATATTTAAAGTTTAGTTCAGATTTTGAAGCTGAAAATACTTCACATTTAATTGCAAATTATCAATATGTAAAAAACAAACAAATATTTAGAATTGAAGGATATTACAAAGATTATAAAGATTTAGTGAAGTATGATACTAATATGCCGCTACCTACCACAAATTTCACCAATTTGGGAAGTGGGTTTGCTAAGGGAATTGATGTGTTTTGGAGAGATGGTAAAAATATTAAGAGTTTAGATTATTGGGTATCTTATTCTTACTTAGATACAGAAAGAGATTTTAAAAATTATCCGGTACAAGCAACACCAAACTTTGCTACTAAACATAATTTATCAGTTGTAGGGAAATATTGGGTAGACAAATGGAAAAGTCAAATAGGAATTAGCTACAATTTTGCCTCAGGTAGAAGTTACACAAACCCGAATATTAATGGCTTCTTAAACCAACAAACTAAAAACTATAATTCGGTAAGTTTAAATTGGGCGTATTTATTAAGTCAACAAAAGATCTTATACTTTTCTGTAAACAATGTTTTAGGAACGCAAAATGTATTTGGATACAATTATAAAAATACACCTAATGCAAATGGAATGTTTGATAGGCAAGCAAGAGTGCCCGCTGCAGATAGGTTTTTCTTTGTAGGATTCTTTTGGACGATTAGCGATAATAAAAAAGACAATCAGTTAAATAATTTATAG